One region of Salvia miltiorrhiza cultivar Shanhuang (shh) chromosome 3, IMPLAD_Smil_shh, whole genome shotgun sequence genomic DNA includes:
- the LOC131014913 gene encoding 3-oxoacyl-[acyl-carrier-protein] synthase, mitochondrial-like: MAMAKRNKRILTSIIHVSRLFSTVPFDPPPLSAPHRVVVTGLGMVTPLGCGVETTWKRLMDGDCGIRAVTIEDLKMNGFDTETQQQTFDHLTSKVAGVVRCGSNPGEFNEELWLNSKDHRSIARFIGYALCAADEALRDANYIPTQQDEKESTGVSIGAGTGSISDILDASRMICEKKLRRLSPFFIPRILINMASGHVSMKYGFQGPNHAAVTACATGAHSIGDATRMIQFGDADVMVAGGTEASIDALSIAGFCRSRALTTKYNYEPKEASRPFDCGRDGFVIGEGSGILVLEELEHARKRGAKVYAEVRGYGMSGDAYHITQPHGDGRGAVLAMSRALKQSGLYPNQVDYINAHATSTPLGDAVEAKAIQSLFCSHAASGNLAFSSTKGATGHLLGAAGAVEAIFSILSIHHGIAPLTLNLTKPDPIFNGDFMPLSASKMMRIRAAMSNSFGFGGTNSSLLFAALD, translated from the exons ATGGCAATGGCTAAGCGCAATAAGAGAATCTTGACATCAATCATTCACGTCAGCCGTTTGTTCTCTACTGTTCCCTTTGACCCTCCACCCCTTTCAGCGCCCCATCGAGTTGTTGTGACAG GTTTAGGTATGGTAACTCCTTTGGGCTGTGGTGTGGAAACCACCTGGAAGCGTTTAATGGATGGGGATTGCGGAATTAGGGCAGTAACTATTGAAGATCTGAAGATGAATGGATTTGATACGGAGACACAGCAGCAAACCTTTGATCATTTGACATCAAAAGTTGCTGGAGTTGTACGCTGTGGGTCCAACCCAGGTGAATTTAATGAGGAGTTATGGCTTAACTCTAAG GATCATAGGTCGATTGCCAGATTTATTGGCTACGCATTATGTGCTGCCGATGAGGCTCTAAGAGATGCAAATTATATCCCCACTCAGCAAGATGAGAAGGAAAGCACG GGAGTCTCCATAGGTGCAGGAACTGGTAGCATTAGTGACATATTGGATGCTTCAAGAATGATTTGTGAGAAG AAACTGCGCCGACTTAGTCCATTTTTCATCCCAAGGATACTAATAAACATGGCTTCTGGCCACGTGAGCATGAAGTATGGATTTCAG GGACCAAACCATGCTGCAGTGACAGCTTGTGCTACTGGGGCACATTCTATTGGAGATGCTACCAGAATGATTCAATTTGGTGATGCTGATGTTATGGTTGCTGGAGGGACTGAGGCAAGCATTGATGCTTTGTCTATAGCAGGATTCTGTAG GTCAAGGGCACTGACAACCAAGTATAACTATGAACCTAAAGAAGCCTCAAGACCTTTTGATTGTGGCCGTGATGGATTTGT AATAGGTGAAGGTTCTGGCATCCTCGTTCTTGAG GAACTCGAGCATGCTAGGAAACGAGGAGCAAAAGTGTATGCGGAAGTCCGTGGTTATGGGATGTCAG GTGACGCATATCATATCACCCAACCACACGGTGATGGAAGAGGAGCAGTTTTGGCCATGTCACGTGCTTTAAAGCAG TCTGGTCTGTACCCTAACCAGGTGGATTACATCAATGCACACGCAACATCGACTCCTCTGG GTGATGCGGTGGAAGCCAAGGCGATTCAGTCATTATTTTGCAGTCATGCAGCATCAGGGAATTTGGCTTTTTCCTCCACAAAG GGTGCCACGGGTCACCTCCTTGGAGCAGCAGGAGCTGTTGAAGCAATATTCTCCATATTATCCATTCACCAT GGGATTGCACCCTTAACCCTTAACCTCACTAAACCAGATCCCATTTTTAATGGTGATTTTATGCCTTTGAGTGCTTCAAAGATGATGCGCATCAGAGCGGCCATGTCAAACTCTTTTGGCTTTGGTGGAACGAATTCGTCGCTGCTCTTTGCTGCTTTAGATTGA
- the LOC131014933 gene encoding rhomboid-like protein 19 isoform X2, producing the protein MLEPIWGSREFLKFIFVVDLLTSFCIFTAAISMYYFTREEIYLYKPISGFQGILSGLLVGIKQIIPDQELSFLKIKAKWLPTLVILVSVAVSFLVTETAAYLPILICGTYMGWIYLRYWQRKPETNLKGDPSDEFAFSTFFPEILRSLIDPIATIFERMLCGRRPEPPQVTKDYNFVDTSLPSPESLEASRRRERGARALEERLAAERLKAEQTKRELGNV; encoded by the exons ATGCTTGAACCCATATGGGGGTCTAGGGAATTTTTGAAGTTCATCTTTGTAGTTGACCTCCTAACATCATTTTGCATTTTCACTGCTGCTATTTCCATGTACTACTTTACGAGGGAGGAAATATACCT TTACAAACCTATTTCAGGATTCCAAGGGATCCTATCGGGGCTTTTAGTTGGCATCAAACAAATAATACCTGATCAAGAGTTGTCTTTCTTAAAGATAAAAGCAAAA TGGCTTCCGACCTTGGTAATCTTGGTCTCTGTTGCTGTAAGCTTTTTAGTCACAGAAACAGCAGCATACCTTCCTATCTTGATATGTGGAACATACATGGGTTGGATTTACCTTAGATACTGGCAAAGAAAACCGGAGACGAACTTGAAAGGTGATCCGAGTGATGAATTTGCTTTCTCCACATTCTTCCCTGAAATTTTAAG ATCGTTGATTGATCCTATTGCCACAATTTTTGAACGGATGCTTTGTGGAAGACGACCAGAACCCCCTCAAGTCACAAAGGACTATAATTTCGTAGACACCTCATTGCCTAGTCCAGAGTCTCTTGAAGCTTCTAGGAGAAG GGAACGAGGCGCTCGGGCGCTTGAAGAAAGGTTGGCTGCTGAGAGACTGAAGGCAGAACAGACTAAAAGGGAGTTAGGAAATGTGTAG
- the LOC131014940 gene encoding chlorophyll a-b binding protein 6, chloroplastic has protein sequence MAANTIMSCGVAAAAVCPSVLSSSKSKFASSVTFGTNATTSRFTMSAEWMPGEPRPPYLDGSAPGDFGFDPLGLGAVPENLERFKESEIYHCRWAMLAVPGILVPEALGLGNWVKAQEWAAIPGGQATYLGNPVPWGTLPTILVIEFLAIAFVEHQRSMEKDPEKKKYPGGAFDPLGYSKDPKKFEEYKVKEIKNGRLAMLAFVGFCVQQSAYPGTGPLENLAKHLADPWHNNIGDVLIPLS, from the exons ATGGCAGCCAACACCATCATGAGCTGCGGTGTCGCAGCCGCTGCCGTCTGCCCCTCCGTCCTCTCCTCCTCCAAGTCGAAATTCGCCTCCTCCGTCACCTTCGGCACTAATGCCACCACCTCCAGGTTCACCATGTCCGCCGAGTGGATGCCGGGCGAGCCCCGCCCACCCTACCTCGATGGCTCCGCTCCAGG AGATTTCGGATTCGACCCACTTGGGCTAGGGGCAGTCCCGGAAAACCTAGAGAGATTTAAGGAGTCGGAGATCTACCACTGCAGATGGGCTATGCTAGCTGTC CCCGGAATCCTGGTGCCCGAGGCTCTGGGCTTGGGCAACTGGGTCAAGGCCCAGGAATGGGCCGCGATCCCGGGCGGGCAGGCGACTTATTTGGGCAACCCGGTTCCGTGGGGCACCCTACCCACCATCTTGGTGATCGAGTTCTTAGCCATAGCCTTTGTAGAGCACCAAAGGAGCATGGAGAAGGACCCGGAAAAGAAGAAGTACCCGGGCGGGGCATTCGACCCGCTCGGCTACTCCAAGGACCCGAAAAAGTTTGAAGAGTACAAGGTCAAGGAGATCAAGAATG GTCGTCTTGCGATGTTGGCGTTTGTGGGATTCTGCGTGCAGCAATCAGCATACCCGGGAACAGGGCCGTTGGAGAATTTGGCGAAGCATTTGGCTGACCCGTGGCACAACAACATCGGCGACGTTCTCATTCCTCTTTCCTAA
- the LOC131019076 gene encoding uncharacterized protein LOC131019076, translating to MWTLNWRRMLLDREVEQTQSLLGQLSGFSPCVGLVDKWFWRAQKNGVYTANSAYQAIRDQFEERRVEPEEMKPFSDLWNTTAPQKVRVTTWRVLRNRLPTCDNLIRRNVQVGEVEKSCVACFFPLESAIHLFLDCPKSAMIWDQILNWTGYSWARPRGIPEHFSSFVYLANGKKSTQFLKALWMCTIWVIWRKRNKSRSRFEDKVWELKSIIMEIKTRMWSWNKIFGFFTWEPPILEWCSSQLYSFML from the coding sequence ATGTGGACTCTCAATTGGCGAAGGATGCTTCTTGACAGGGAGGTCGAGCAAACTCAATCTCTTCTTGGTCAGTTATCTGGTTTCTCTCCTTGTGTAGGTTTAGTGGATAAATGGTTTTGGAGAGCCCAAAAGAATGGAGTTTACACTGCAAACTCGGCCTATCAAGCAATTAGAGACCAATTTGAGGAAAGAAGAGTTGAGCCGGAAGAGATGAAACCTTTCAGTGATCTGTGGAATACAACAGCCCCACAGAAAGTTCGTGTGACAACTTGGCGTGTCTTGAGAAACCGACTTCCAACTTGTGACAATCTTATTAGAAGAAATGTTCAAGTGGGAGAGGTGGAAAAGAGCTGCGTTGCTTGTTTTTTCCCGCTGGAGTCGGCGATTCATCTGTTCCTCGACTGCCCGAAATCGGCAATGATTTGGGATCAGATTCTTAATTGGACGGGTTACAGCTGGGCTCGACCGCGGGGTATTCCCGAACATTTCTCTTCTTTTGTGTATTTGGCAAATGGCAAGAAGAGTACTCAGTTTCTTAAGGCATTGTGGATGTGCACTATTTGGGTGATCTGGAGAAAGAGGAATAAAAGCAGAAGCAGATTCGAAGACAAGGTGTGGGAGCTTAAGAGCATTATCATGGAGATTAAAACTAGaatgtggagttggaacaagatttttggtttttttacGTGGGAGCCACCCATCCTGGAATGGTGTTCTTCACAGCTTTATAGCTTTATGTTGTAA
- the LOC131014933 gene encoding rhomboid-like protein 19 isoform X1, producing the protein MNMNAGFTKLCKGLAVVLIGGHFVVQIPTAVSYLTLIPAKTIPFGWNLITAGFVEQTIYGVVISIVGLLFVGRMLEPIWGSREFLKFIFVVDLLTSFCIFTAAISMYYFTREEIYLYKPISGFQGILSGLLVGIKQIIPDQELSFLKIKAKWLPTLVILVSVAVSFLVTETAAYLPILICGTYMGWIYLRYWQRKPETNLKGDPSDEFAFSTFFPEILRSLIDPIATIFERMLCGRRPEPPQVTKDYNFVDTSLPSPESLEASRRRERGARALEERLAAERLKAEQTKRELGNV; encoded by the exons ATGAACATGAACGCAGGATTCACGAAGCTGTGCAAGGGGCTGGCAGTGGTATTAATAGGCGGCCACTTTGTTGTGCAGATTCCCACTGCTGTTTCTTATCTTACTCTCATCCCTGCCAA GACAATTCCTTTTGGTTGGAATCTCATTACAGCTGGATTTGTTGAACAAACAATCTACGgg GTGGTGATCAGTATAGTTGGTCTTCTTTTTGTTGGGAGGATGCTTGAACCCATATGGGGGTCTAGGGAATTTTTGAAGTTCATCTTTGTAGTTGACCTCCTAACATCATTTTGCATTTTCACTGCTGCTATTTCCATGTACTACTTTACGAGGGAGGAAATATACCT TTACAAACCTATTTCAGGATTCCAAGGGATCCTATCGGGGCTTTTAGTTGGCATCAAACAAATAATACCTGATCAAGAGTTGTCTTTCTTAAAGATAAAAGCAAAA TGGCTTCCGACCTTGGTAATCTTGGTCTCTGTTGCTGTAAGCTTTTTAGTCACAGAAACAGCAGCATACCTTCCTATCTTGATATGTGGAACATACATGGGTTGGATTTACCTTAGATACTGGCAAAGAAAACCGGAGACGAACTTGAAAGGTGATCCGAGTGATGAATTTGCTTTCTCCACATTCTTCCCTGAAATTTTAAG ATCGTTGATTGATCCTATTGCCACAATTTTTGAACGGATGCTTTGTGGAAGACGACCAGAACCCCCTCAAGTCACAAAGGACTATAATTTCGTAGACACCTCATTGCCTAGTCCAGAGTCTCTTGAAGCTTCTAGGAGAAG GGAACGAGGCGCTCGGGCGCTTGAAGAAAGGTTGGCTGCTGAGAGACTGAAGGCAGAACAGACTAAAAGGGAGTTAGGAAATGTGTAG